In a genomic window of Pelecanus crispus isolate bPelCri1 chromosome 1, bPelCri1.pri, whole genome shotgun sequence:
- the CD2 gene encoding T-cell surface antigen CD2: MNFRRIFLVKCLLLLFPSVKCSVTIYMAVNESALLNIPDASGNLSHVTWLRDRQRLLQIKDKQVKYYVNKDQCRCKVFLNGTLQIQRVVKEDSGRYRVTVYQPDGKLKAEEETMFIVQEPVPQPTLSAECVNKNLSVKCEVKQKTKDETFTMELIKDKSKRIQKNGTKVELHTRYSGTFRCSVKNKVSEKKAEKVIKCSGELDLYLILSIAGGAIFFVIFMILLIYCIRKKKAERLAHREEERMTHVCQVDSEMVVRELPQSPCKPTPKQLRVQQRPLPQPNVQQQALPPRPRPRTQQQTPKHQRERP, from the exons ATGAACTTTAGGAGGATTTTCCTAGTCAAGtgcttgctgcttttatttcccagtgTAAAAT GCTCCGTCACCATTTACATGGCGGTGAATGAGTCGGCTCTTCTCAACATCCCTGACGCTTCTGGGAACTTATCTCATGTAACATGGTTGAGAGACAGACAAAGGTTGCTTCAGATAAAAGATAAGCAAGTTAAGTACTACGTGAACAAGGACCAGTGCAGGTGTAAGGTATTCCTAAATGGGACTCTGCAAATACAGCGGGTGGTGAAAGAGGACAGTGGAAGGTACAGGGTGACTGTTTATCAGCCGGATGGAAAATTGAAGGCAGAAGAAGAGACAATGTTCATCGTTCAGG agcCTGTCCCTCAGCCAACCCTCAGTGCTGAATGTGTGAATAAAAATCTATCTGTCAAGTGTGAAGTGAAGCAGAAGACTAAAGATGAAACATTTACAATGGAACTGAttaaagataaaagcaaaagaatccAAAAGAATGGAACAAAGGTGGAGTTGCACACGCGGTATTCTGGGACGTTCAGATGTTCTGTTAAGAACAAAGTCAGcgaaaaaaaggctgaaaaagtaATTAAGTGCTCAg GCGAGCTGGACCTTTATCTCATCTTAAGCATAGCAGGAGGCGCAATCTTCTTTGTCATCTTCATGATTTTGCTTATTTATTGcatcaggaagaagaaagcagaaaggcttGCACATCGTG AGGAGGAGCGAATGACGCATGTTTGCCAGGTGGACAGTGAAATGGTGGTGCGGGAGCTCCCTCAGTCACCGTGCAAGCCTACCCCGAAGCAGCTGCGCGTGCAGCAGCGGCCGCTGCCGCAGCCCAACGTGCAACAACAAGCATTGCCCCCGCGGCCCAGGCCCCGCACTCAGCAGCAGACTCCAAAACACCAGAGAGAAAGACCTTGA